Proteins co-encoded in one Garra rufa chromosome 7, GarRuf1.0, whole genome shotgun sequence genomic window:
- the LOC141338025 gene encoding CD48 antigen-like: METPVWTTNLSCLPELTIQNVEQWASTDCNIPRAVLIKGYSSWIEGFIHDIEDFDSDTPTTWRVVFTWLDVLTEKCDFVLGMYNVDTNAVKLVSVKEGDSVALHTDVTKIQRDDQILWMSGPRDTRIAEIYKQIISVYDIKGKFRDRLSVDNQTGSLTVRNIRTEHTGLYKLQIFSNRGTSYKRFNVTVYAHLPIPVIIRSTSNCSSNQYCSLVCSVVNVSDVSLSWYKGNSLLSSTSVSDLSINLSLPLEVEYQDKNTYSCVINNPISNQTQHLNITQLCHMSPSSDSVQCCGFTEAVIRLVLSAVVGVATVAAAVYDIRS; encoded by the exons ATGGAAACTCCAGTGTGGACCACCAATCTTTCCTGTCTGCCCGAATTAACGATACAAAACGTGGAGCAGTGGGCCAGTACCGACTGCAACATCCCCCGGGCAGTATTAATTAAGGGATACAGTAGCTGGATCGAAGGTTTTATCCACGACATTGAAG actttgacagtgacacgcctACCACCTGGAGAGTAGTCTTCACTTGGTTGGATGTT TTAAcagaaaa ATGCGATTTTGTTTTAGGTATGTATAATGTGGATACAAATGCAGTGAAGTTAGTATCAGTGAAGGAGGGAGATTCTGTCGCTCTACACACTGATGTTACTAAAATACAGAGAGATGATCAGATACTGTGGATGTCTGGACCTCGAGACACTCGCATAGCTGAAATCTATAAGCAAATCAtttctgtatatgatatcaaagGTAAATTCAGAGACAGACTCAGTGTGGACAATCAAACTGGATCTTTGACCGTCAGAAATATAAGAACCGAACACACTGGACTTTATAAACTACAGATCTTCAGCAACAGAGGAACTTCATACAAGAGATTCAATGTGACTGTCTATG CCCATCTGCCCATTCCAGTCATCATCAGAAGTACTTCAAATTGTTCTTCAAACCAGTATTGTTCATTggtgtgttcagtggtgaatgtgagtGATGTGagtctctcctggtacaaaggaaacagtttattgtccagcaccagtgtgtctgatctcagcatcaatctctctctacctctggaggtggaatatcaggataaaaacacctacagctgtgtgatcaacaatcccatcagcaaccagactcaACATCTCAACATCACTCAGCTCTGCCATATGT CTCCTTCCTCAGACTCTGTCCAGTGTTGTGGTTTCACTGAAGCTGTGATCCGATTGGTCCTCTCTGCTGTGGTTGGCGTGGCTACTGTTGCTGCAGCGGTTTATGACATCAGATCCTGA